Proteins encoded together in one bacterium window:
- a CDS encoding tetratricopeptide repeat protein, with translation MSGLSNQDRARKWFEETRRIHLSPNPDLHKVVAGYRKSLELMPGDPQVIYHLGLALLGKREWSNAEEQFRKALRLQPQMPEANYHLGQALLQQRRAEEAEQCFRKAIDGTAKENRGPLYFTLAMALQGQYEQLAARDRKQADAKLKQAEECFRLGLEQQPEDPAGLFQFALFLQNISTLPGHESALDEAERLLDGLLARQPEQRDALNLRALLHSRRQQYAEAVALLEQAVALAPGDAGLLFNLAQMTEQGGDHGRARVLLEKCLEIQPRQPGALSRLAGIIAQHERDWARATALVDQGLELAPRDPVLLYQKALIIKEQSAELPEEERAAALAESRALAELALEAQPGFQPAQALLAALGGGPTGQAAPGAAELEELERQLAERPQDATLKDKVLQGRLAARRMPEALALIEDLLRERPDDRALRINHGLVLSYVAGQDGARIVEARDSLRRGIEGLDEPDSPVLLRLAQLDIMLREPEEAADQLAVLRGRHPGDTRLDEAQLLQLSGVAAQQKGLMAESADFFRAAAHLLDTRQAQGGQGTMLESALRESWGSLAQVLDLLRREDEAIEAHRRWCQVAPRDGNAYFRLSAIYNRNRRFEEGLETLRRLEEIAPENPVTYFYLGLTLTDLSRHTEAESCLMKALELKPDFPEAQQRLQYLQQNRPLVAASIEELEQSVKDDPEDLDDRLLLGQAYLAAREWEKAAQQLEVVAAGDAKNHKALFDLSNAWLAAGERDKAIDCLIRLEERLPTDPGIRFRLAELLLDNEEEELAVKEYKNAVDMQPNNPVFQFRYGVALKAADREDKAEQAIRRALELQQSFPAAHHELGLLEYTSERHEAALKSFVTAFQQDQRNFQALYYCGLIQVAKHNEREARKFFQSALGINPEHGESHFQLGRLFLLAGRPADARRHLSRALEIWPEDAFNRPQAEHLLEEAGKA, from the coding sequence ATGAGCGGCCTCAGCAACCAGGATCGCGCCCGCAAGTGGTTCGAAGAGACGCGGCGCATCCACCTGAGTCCCAACCCCGACCTGCACAAGGTGGTGGCCGGTTACCGCAAGAGCCTGGAATTGATGCCGGGCGACCCGCAGGTGATCTACCACCTGGGCCTGGCCCTGCTGGGCAAGCGGGAGTGGAGCAACGCCGAGGAGCAGTTCCGCAAGGCCCTGCGCCTGCAGCCCCAGATGCCCGAGGCGAACTACCACCTGGGCCAGGCGCTGCTCCAGCAGCGACGCGCCGAGGAGGCCGAGCAGTGCTTCCGCAAAGCGATCGACGGCACGGCCAAGGAGAACCGCGGACCGCTCTATTTCACCCTGGCCATGGCCCTGCAGGGCCAGTACGAGCAGCTGGCCGCCCGCGACCGCAAGCAGGCCGACGCCAAGTTGAAGCAGGCCGAGGAGTGCTTCCGCCTGGGCCTGGAGCAGCAGCCGGAGGATCCGGCCGGCCTCTTCCAGTTCGCCCTCTTCCTCCAGAACATCAGCACCCTGCCCGGCCACGAGAGCGCCCTGGACGAGGCCGAGCGCCTGCTGGACGGCCTGCTGGCGCGACAGCCTGAGCAGCGCGACGCCCTCAACCTGCGCGCCCTCTTGCACAGCCGGCGCCAGCAGTACGCCGAGGCGGTGGCCCTGCTTGAGCAGGCGGTGGCGCTGGCCCCCGGCGACGCCGGCCTGCTCTTCAACCTGGCCCAGATGACGGAACAGGGGGGCGACCACGGCCGCGCCCGCGTCCTGCTGGAGAAGTGCCTGGAGATCCAGCCGCGCCAGCCCGGCGCCCTCAGCCGCCTGGCGGGCATCATCGCCCAGCACGAGCGGGACTGGGCCCGCGCCACGGCGCTGGTGGACCAGGGGCTGGAGCTGGCCCCGCGCGATCCTGTCCTGCTCTATCAGAAGGCGCTCATCATCAAGGAGCAGTCGGCGGAGCTGCCCGAGGAGGAGCGGGCGGCCGCCCTGGCCGAATCCCGCGCCCTGGCGGAGTTGGCCCTGGAGGCGCAGCCCGGCTTCCAGCCGGCCCAGGCGCTGCTGGCCGCCCTGGGTGGCGGACCCACCGGACAGGCGGCGCCCGGCGCCGCCGAGCTGGAAGAGCTGGAGCGGCAGCTGGCCGAGCGTCCCCAGGACGCCACGCTGAAGGACAAGGTGCTCCAGGGCCGTCTGGCGGCACGCCGCATGCCGGAGGCGCTCGCCCTCATCGAGGACCTGCTGCGCGAGCGGCCCGACGACCGAGCCCTGCGCATCAACCACGGCCTGGTGCTGTCCTACGTGGCGGGCCAGGACGGCGCCCGTATCGTCGAGGCGCGGGATTCCCTCCGCCGCGGCATCGAGGGGCTGGACGAGCCGGATTCCCCCGTGCTGCTGCGTCTGGCCCAGCTAGATATCATGCTGCGCGAACCCGAGGAGGCCGCCGATCAGTTGGCTGTCCTGCGCGGGCGTCACCCCGGCGACACGCGCCTGGACGAGGCACAGCTGTTGCAGCTTTCCGGCGTGGCGGCCCAGCAGAAGGGCCTGATGGCCGAGTCGGCCGACTTCTTCCGCGCCGCCGCCCACCTGCTGGACACCCGCCAGGCCCAGGGCGGCCAGGGCACCATGCTGGAGTCGGCCCTGCGCGAATCCTGGGGCAGCCTGGCCCAAGTGCTGGACCTGCTGCGCCGCGAGGACGAGGCGATCGAGGCCCATCGCCGCTGGTGCCAGGTGGCGCCGCGGGACGGCAACGCCTACTTCCGCCTCTCGGCCATCTACAACCGCAACCGTCGCTTCGAGGAAGGGCTGGAGACGCTGCGCCGGCTGGAGGAGATCGCCCCCGAGAATCCCGTCACCTACTTCTATCTGGGCCTCACCCTCACCGACCTGAGCCGTCACACGGAGGCCGAGAGCTGCCTGATGAAGGCCCTTGAGCTGAAGCCGGACTTCCCGGAAGCGCAGCAGCGCCTGCAGTATCTCCAGCAGAACCGCCCGCTGGTGGCGGCCTCCATCGAGGAGCTGGAGCAGAGCGTCAAGGACGATCCGGAGGACCTGGACGACCGCCTGCTGCTGGGCCAGGCCTACCTGGCGGCGCGGGAGTGGGAGAAGGCCGCCCAGCAGCTGGAAGTGGTGGCGGCCGGCGACGCCAAGAACCACAAGGCCCTCTTCGACCTCTCCAACGCCTGGCTGGCGGCGGGGGAGCGCGACAAGGCGATCGACTGCCTGATCCGCCTGGAGGAGCGCCTCCCCACCGACCCCGGCATCCGCTTCCGCTTGGCCGAGCTGCTCCTCGACAACGAGGAGGAGGAGTTGGCCGTGAAGGAATACAAGAACGCGGTGGACATGCAGCCCAACAACCCGGTCTTCCAGTTCCGCTACGGCGTGGCGCTCAAGGCGGCCGACCGCGAGGACAAGGCCGAACAGGCCATCCGCCGCGCCCTGGAGCTGCAGCAGAGCTTCCCCGCCGCGCACCACGAGCTGGGCTTGCTGGAATACACCAGCGAGCGCCACGAGGCCGCCCTCAAGAGCTTCGTCACCGCCTTCCAGCAGGACCAGCGCAACTTCCAGGCGCTCTACTACTGCGGCCTCATCCAGGTGGCCAAGCACAACGAGCGCGAGGCGCGCAAGTTCTTCCAGTCCGCCCTGGGCATCAATCCGGAGCACGGCGAGAGCCACTTCCAGCTGGGGCGCCTCTTCCTACTGGCCGGGCGGCCGGCGGACGCCCGCCGCCACTTGTCGCGCGCCTTGGAGATCTGGCCGGAGGACGCCTTCAACCGGCCCCAGGCGGAGCATCTGCTCGAAGAGGCAGGAAAGGCTTGA
- a CDS encoding thioredoxin family protein, with product MAGLPKVTDATFQETVAGGGLVLIDFSATWCGPCKKLHPLLEDVQAERPDVRIALVDIQEAPEAARTCGVMSVPQVHFFKEGRAVDKFIGLQSKARILELINKNL from the coding sequence ATGGCCGGATTGCCCAAGGTGACGGACGCGACCTTCCAGGAGACGGTGGCCGGCGGCGGCCTGGTGCTGATCGATTTCAGCGCGACCTGGTGCGGTCCCTGCAAGAAGCTGCATCCTTTGCTCGAGGACGTGCAGGCCGAGCGCCCCGATGTGCGCATCGCCCTGGTGGACATCCAGGAGGCGCCCGAGGCGGCCCGGACCTGCGGCGTCATGTCCGTGCCCCAGGTGCACTTCTTCAAGGAAGGGCGCGCCGTGGACAAGTTCATCGGCCTGCAGTCCAAGGCGAGGATCCTCGAACTCATCAACAAGAACTTGTAG
- a CDS encoding TlpA disulfide reductase family protein has product MLKKAVILPALALLVLAAVTCGGAADTAKTTPTAPAAVAPVATAPAAGAAITLLKGYDMAQTKGKVTFVELWGVWCPPCIRSMPHVQEMYDKYKTNKDFNLMVVNTGWRGDTVEKVKGWLAKNPKYTFPVYFDDRPQEQQFAMLHQVNSIPRSIILDKKGQVKYNGHPMEIPAGLIDRLLAE; this is encoded by the coding sequence ATGCTGAAGAAAGCCGTGATCCTGCCGGCCTTGGCCCTGCTCGTGCTGGCGGCCGTGACCTGCGGTGGCGCCGCCGACACCGCCAAGACCACGCCGACCGCCCCGGCCGCCGTGGCGCCCGTCGCCACCGCCCCGGCCGCTGGCGCCGCCATCACCCTGTTGAAGGGTTACGACATGGCCCAGACCAAGGGCAAGGTGACCTTCGTCGAGCTGTGGGGCGTCTGGTGCCCCCCCTGCATCCGCTCCATGCCCCACGTGCAGGAGATGTATGACAAGTACAAGACCAACAAGGATTTCAACCTGATGGTGGTGAACACCGGCTGGCGCGGCGACACGGTGGAGAAGGTGAAGGGCTGGCTGGCCAAGAACCCCAAGTACACCTTTCCCGTCTACTTCGACGACCGTCCCCAGGAGCAGCAGTTCGCCATGCTGCACCAGGTGAACAGCATCCCGCGCAGCATCATCCTGGACAAGAAGGGCCAGGTCAAGTACAACGGCCACCCCATGGAGATCCCGGCCGGCCTCATCGACCGGCTGCTGGCCGAGTAG
- a CDS encoding YbjN domain-containing protein, translating into MRPNPINTILEYFSELDWDHRFYPEDSSVDASYTGENGSWQCRAVWDQQAEIFCFYSFLPTSVPAERRWGMMELITRLNLGQRYGDFELDLATGSLALRTYLLCREHGLDSQAINDAVSGNLALMDDHLHILMKLIYSDISPMEAWEEAVQEENARFGPDGEDDAEDEDEER; encoded by the coding sequence ATGCGTCCCAATCCGATCAACACCATCCTCGAGTACTTCTCCGAACTCGATTGGGACCATCGTTTCTACCCCGAGGACAGCTCGGTGGACGCCTCCTACACGGGGGAGAACGGCTCCTGGCAATGCCGCGCCGTGTGGGACCAGCAGGCCGAGATCTTCTGCTTCTATTCCTTCCTGCCCACCAGCGTGCCCGCCGAGCGGCGCTGGGGCATGATGGAGTTGATCACACGGCTCAACCTGGGGCAGCGTTACGGGGATTTCGAGTTGGACCTGGCCACGGGCAGCCTCGCCCTGCGCACCTACCTGCTCTGCCGGGAACACGGGCTGGACTCCCAGGCCATCAATGACGCCGTCAGCGGCAATCTGGCCTTGATGGACGACCATCTGCACATCCTGATGAAGCTGATCTACTCCGACATCTCCCCCATGGAGGCCTGGGAAGAGGCTGTCCAGGAGGAGAACGCCCGCTTCGGCCCCGACGGGGAGGACGACGCGGAGGACGAGGACGAGGAGCGCTGA
- a CDS encoding OmpA family protein: MADSGDEARRAGLEALHAGRPATALAHFRRHEEACRCAEGAFLVGRALLELAEPDSARAAFRRALEREAGHQAARLHLAHVLERLGQGEAAAGERRRLEEEGRRRVAPRRMTDRVNSAADDYLPHLGVDGRRLVFTSNRPGGMDGQGRGGVHREDLWTSELGADGRWQVARLLEGINTADPEGAASLSADGRLLVFSACDRPGGSGDCDLLAVGHDGRGWGAPTPLAELNSPDWDSHPALAADGSWLIFASSRPGGVGGRDLWISRRDSLGRFGPAFNPGPPLNSPGDEAGPFLHADGRSLYFSSDGHPGLGGLDLFLSRRDDQGRWGLPVNLGPPLSTEHPDLGLSLAGDGRRAVLASRREGRPDLDLYETTMPACCPAEPRWLVAGRVREEGSGRPLAARVRVEAVAAQGAGPIELLADADGRFMLILPPGEHLLFADHPGHLFACRLLPVGWRDDRRGGAEPTLAGPDSLLLDLPLLRPGAGVVLEALRFEFDCAEIRPEGWPVLARLRDLLRDQPTLGLDLHGHTDEVGSAAYNLDLSWRRAEAVKTWLVAAGIAAERVATLGLGESQPREMGRDEAARAANRRTELWLRQY, translated from the coding sequence GTGGCCGACTCTGGCGACGAGGCGCGCCGGGCCGGGCTGGAGGCCCTCCATGCCGGACGGCCGGCGACGGCCCTGGCCCATTTTCGCCGCCACGAGGAGGCCTGCCGCTGCGCTGAGGGGGCTTTCCTGGTGGGACGCGCCCTGCTGGAGCTGGCGGAGCCGGATTCCGCCCGCGCCGCCTTCCGTCGCGCCCTGGAGCGGGAGGCCGGCCACCAGGCGGCCCGCCTGCATCTGGCCCACGTCCTGGAGCGCCTGGGGCAGGGCGAAGCGGCGGCCGGTGAGAGGCGGCGCCTGGAGGAGGAGGGCCGCCGACGCGTAGCGCCGCGCCGCATGACCGATCGCGTCAACAGCGCCGCGGACGACTACCTGCCCCACCTGGGCGTGGACGGCCGCCGCCTCGTCTTCACCAGCAACCGGCCCGGCGGCATGGACGGGCAGGGGCGGGGCGGCGTCCATCGCGAGGATCTGTGGACCAGCGAACTGGGCGCCGATGGCCGCTGGCAGGTGGCCCGCCTGCTGGAGGGGATCAACACGGCGGATCCCGAGGGGGCGGCCAGCCTCAGCGCCGACGGCCGTCTGCTCGTCTTCAGCGCCTGCGATCGGCCGGGCGGATCGGGGGACTGCGACCTGCTGGCCGTGGGGCACGACGGGCGGGGCTGGGGAGCGCCGACGCCCCTGGCGGAGCTGAACAGCCCCGATTGGGACAGCCACCCCGCCCTGGCGGCGGACGGCTCCTGGCTGATCTTCGCCTCCAGCCGGCCGGGCGGCGTGGGCGGACGGGACCTGTGGATCAGCCGGCGCGACTCCCTGGGCCGCTTCGGACCGGCCTTCAATCCAGGTCCGCCCCTCAACAGCCCCGGCGACGAGGCCGGACCCTTCCTCCACGCTGATGGGCGCAGCCTCTACTTCAGTTCGGACGGACATCCCGGCCTGGGCGGCCTCGACCTCTTCCTCAGCCGGCGGGACGACCAGGGCCGCTGGGGCCTGCCCGTCAACCTGGGGCCGCCCCTCAGCACCGAACACCCGGACCTGGGCCTCTCCCTGGCGGGGGACGGCCGCCGGGCCGTCCTCGCCTCCCGCCGGGAAGGCCGCCCCGATTTGGACCTCTACGAGACGACCATGCCTGCCTGCTGCCCGGCGGAGCCCCGCTGGCTGGTGGCGGGCCGAGTGCGGGAAGAGGGCAGCGGGCGGCCACTGGCCGCGCGTGTCCGGGTTGAAGCGGTCGCAGCCCAGGGGGCCGGTCCCATTGAGCTGCTGGCGGATGCCGACGGGCGCTTCATGCTCATCCTCCCGCCGGGCGAGCACCTGCTCTTCGCCGACCATCCCGGCCACCTCTTCGCCTGCCGCCTGCTCCCGGTGGGCTGGCGCGATGACAGGCGGGGCGGGGCGGAGCCGACCCTGGCCGGTCCCGACAGCCTGTTGCTCGATCTGCCCCTCCTGCGGCCGGGCGCCGGCGTGGTGCTGGAGGCTTTGCGCTTCGAATTCGACTGCGCCGAGATCCGGCCCGAGGGTTGGCCCGTCCTGGCCAGGCTGCGGGACCTGCTGCGCGACCAGCCGACGCTGGGGCTCGATCTGCACGGCCACACCGACGAGGTGGGCAGTGCGGCCTACAACCTGGACCTCTCCTGGCGCCGAGCCGAGGCGGTCAAAACCTGGCTGGTGGCGGCGGGCATCGCGGCGGAGCGGGTGGCGACCCTGGGGCTGGGCGAGTCCCAGCCCCGGGAGATGGGCCGGGACGAGGCGGCCCGGGCCGCCAATCGTCGAACAGAGCTTTGGCTGAGACAATACTGA
- a CDS encoding T9SS type A sorting domain-containing protein, with protein sequence MGTSARNPRTLAAVSLLVFLALFMAQKAGAQATITQAVGVSSTVYLDIGGPYGYTDLTAVTGANDLVITDSGAGGELTVGGTVRLSLPSAQWEWIPTACVATVSGGGGNVTFATPVNAQTLVATLNVGAIPAAGNITFTVLAARCVSTVTAAIDPTAIAATTNTFASMTNAVWGTTIAAVAGPSLTFTTPANAGADSTDLADGDGGWDFDAVYTLALHNTDALADIQLWWSVDPLLTSVNDEEGAFRAFQDSSNVEVPLWIDVSGAPTTATPLTAGLADWDVYGVEYYLYATSLETGSRKIGRAGPIRVFHYPTNNLNQDDPNAADPTFVFASNNADYLDSGGLLAFDDGTQDGSGVDNVTWNLNTIDFDHNADVRFFYSTVASLTEANLLLTGSYGSYQVTGLNGATLIPASATLQEDVDFTFNWDIYISDTEWIPAGTYFLYVVSNDGYRQDVDVASLPYVVSHSPLLVIQDPYPDGTTPEFDLRPDVNRFFNINWGLTVAGDTDPDNSATISFYLDADANGVADFNQSNIATLTNATTRVDGNVANGELIYTVALPEDPDGRLDNLVDVDMWAWTEALRASINTRVAAGDNLFLYGIISSGGVSRICTYASEDVDYVVTVGEDLTDGTNASLGCTNAPNAFITDPPRLGASVGWGEAYRIAWDFAWDFGETNQNVLLYVSTTNMNAAPTFDGTWGTGVVGLVDLGAHLWVANSTDGTVANNTGTDYVISGLSYHESYDWRPHTMTGASVGSVGGLSLAAAVTNSANLYVYLVLSSTAAGSAPANGDLVFQAPGPLFLTSDAGNTEFGYQMLPNRMTVTQGQEVPFRIYADSGVPTAEIATVYMSCDTTYWDIVTPTAPFTLNTVIHTAARVVENSNDNGNVSGGRHHLNFVYGAMGAPDANLDGGSLLATLTLRAKHSGIVNPIDTELYFDQNPPAGRWTTFIDGNGNYMPVLVQLPAARATNYPLGELQGNVELQGINDFSSMVATISVSPSGAIQGVEAWDTLFGSTNDTNLALPGVQVVLDQAGHYHLRNVPNGQYDLTVHVDGWLDGTIDVQVQHGDHLGDIDPIYSQRITQGLGQQRLELLAGDCAGYTNELGQTEPDNQVDATDLTAVKNAYNTRPDSTAWNGLCDFERVFSANWIHIPDLALVNANQGTAGVPLVYRPVGRANVGTGFRIVSAPDFVTAGQEFGIEIELTDAADVRALDVRLRHPELALVGVEMDQVLGSYAQADYLVKQDERVVILAAAKKGQLVDGFMGSERVATVRLRALSDGRPQMSLVEGTLVNSGFETSDARLDNSAVLPAEYSLGEAYPNPFNPVTHIEFAIPESGLVKLAVYNVLGQQVRELVNNPLNAGRHLVRWDATNDAGLKVASGMYVYQIEVNGFSQAHKMILVK encoded by the coding sequence ATGGGAACGTCAGCTAGGAATCCCAGAACGCTGGCCGCTGTGTCCCTCCTGGTCTTTCTGGCCTTGTTCATGGCGCAGAAGGCCGGGGCGCAGGCCACCATCACCCAGGCGGTGGGAGTCAGCTCCACCGTCTACCTGGACATTGGTGGCCCGTACGGGTACACAGACCTGACAGCGGTGACGGGTGCCAATGATCTTGTCATCACCGACTCGGGAGCCGGTGGTGAATTGACAGTGGGCGGAACGGTCCGCCTCAGTCTGCCCAGCGCGCAGTGGGAATGGATCCCCACCGCCTGCGTGGCCACGGTCTCCGGTGGTGGCGGCAACGTCACCTTTGCCACTCCGGTCAACGCCCAGACCCTGGTGGCCACGCTCAACGTGGGCGCCATCCCGGCGGCAGGCAACATCACCTTCACGGTGCTGGCGGCACGCTGCGTGAGCACGGTCACGGCGGCGATTGATCCGACCGCCATCGCGGCCACGACCAATACCTTTGCCAGCATGACCAACGCGGTGTGGGGCACGACCATCGCGGCGGTGGCCGGACCCAGCCTCACCTTCACGACCCCCGCCAATGCCGGCGCCGACTCCACCGACCTGGCGGACGGCGATGGAGGCTGGGACTTCGACGCGGTCTACACCCTCGCCCTCCACAACACGGACGCCCTGGCGGACATCCAGCTGTGGTGGAGCGTGGATCCCCTCCTGACCAGCGTCAACGACGAGGAAGGTGCCTTCCGGGCCTTCCAGGACTCCTCCAATGTGGAGGTGCCGCTCTGGATCGACGTTTCCGGCGCTCCCACCACGGCCACGCCCCTCACGGCGGGTCTGGCGGACTGGGACGTCTACGGCGTGGAGTACTACCTCTATGCCACCAGTCTGGAGACGGGCTCGCGGAAGATCGGCCGCGCCGGCCCCATCCGCGTCTTCCACTATCCGACCAACAACCTGAACCAGGACGATCCCAACGCGGCGGATCCGACTTTCGTCTTCGCGTCGAACAACGCGGACTACCTGGATTCGGGCGGCCTGCTGGCCTTTGACGATGGCACCCAGGACGGTTCGGGTGTGGACAACGTCACCTGGAACCTCAACACCATCGACTTCGACCACAACGCCGACGTGCGCTTCTTCTACAGCACGGTGGCCTCCCTGACCGAAGCCAACCTGTTGCTGACGGGAAGCTACGGCAGCTACCAGGTCACCGGCCTGAACGGCGCCACGCTGATCCCCGCCTCCGCCACGCTGCAGGAGGACGTCGACTTCACCTTCAACTGGGACATCTACATCAGCGACACGGAGTGGATCCCGGCCGGCACCTACTTCCTCTACGTGGTGTCCAACGACGGCTACCGGCAGGACGTGGACGTGGCCTCGCTGCCCTACGTCGTCAGCCACAGCCCGCTGCTGGTCATCCAGGACCCCTACCCGGACGGCACCACGCCTGAGTTCGACCTGCGGCCAGACGTCAACCGCTTCTTCAACATCAACTGGGGCCTGACTGTGGCCGGCGACACCGACCCGGACAACAGCGCCACCATCTCCTTCTACCTGGATGCGGATGCCAACGGGGTAGCCGACTTCAACCAGTCCAACATCGCCACCCTCACCAACGCCACCACCAGGGTGGACGGCAACGTGGCCAACGGCGAGCTGATCTACACGGTCGCCCTGCCCGAGGACCCGGACGGCCGCCTGGACAACCTGGTGGACGTGGACATGTGGGCTTGGACGGAAGCCTTGCGCGCCTCCATCAATACCCGCGTGGCCGCCGGCGACAACCTCTTCCTTTACGGCATCATCAGCAGCGGTGGTGTCTCCCGCATCTGTACCTACGCCAGCGAAGACGTGGACTACGTGGTGACGGTTGGGGAGGATCTCACGGACGGCACCAACGCCTCCCTGGGCTGCACCAACGCTCCCAACGCCTTCATCACGGATCCCCCGCGCCTGGGCGCCAGCGTGGGCTGGGGCGAGGCCTACCGCATCGCCTGGGACTTCGCTTGGGATTTCGGCGAGACGAACCAGAACGTCCTGCTATACGTGAGCACCACCAACATGAACGCGGCGCCCACCTTCGACGGCACGTGGGGCACGGGCGTCGTCGGCTTGGTCGACCTGGGCGCGCACCTCTGGGTGGCCAACTCCACGGACGGCACGGTGGCCAACAACACGGGCACGGATTATGTGATCAGCGGCTTGAGCTACCATGAAAGCTATGACTGGCGGCCCCACACCATGACGGGCGCCTCGGTCGGCTCCGTGGGTGGCCTCAGCCTGGCCGCCGCAGTGACCAACAGCGCCAACCTGTACGTCTACCTCGTGTTGAGCAGCACGGCAGCGGGCAGCGCCCCGGCCAACGGCGACCTGGTGTTCCAGGCCCCCGGCCCGCTCTTCCTCACCAGCGACGCCGGCAACACCGAATTCGGCTACCAGATGCTGCCCAACCGCATGACCGTGACCCAGGGCCAGGAAGTTCCCTTCCGCATCTACGCCGACTCCGGCGTGCCCACGGCGGAAATCGCCACCGTCTACATGAGCTGCGACACCACCTATTGGGACATCGTCACACCGACCGCCCCCTTCACCTTGAACACGGTGATCCACACGGCGGCCCGCGTGGTGGAGAACAGCAACGACAACGGCAACGTCTCCGGCGGGCGCCACCACCTGAACTTCGTCTACGGAGCCATGGGCGCTCCCGACGCCAACCTGGACGGTGGCAGCCTGCTGGCCACCCTCACCCTGCGCGCCAAGCACAGCGGCATCGTCAACCCCATCGACACGGAGCTCTATTTCGACCAGAATCCGCCCGCGGGACGCTGGACGACCTTCATCGACGGGAACGGCAACTACATGCCGGTGCTGGTGCAACTGCCTGCCGCCCGCGCCACCAACTACCCCTTGGGCGAGCTGCAGGGCAACGTGGAACTGCAGGGCATCAACGACTTCTCCAGCATGGTGGCCACCATCAGCGTCTCCCCCAGCGGCGCCATCCAGGGCGTCGAGGCATGGGACACACTCTTCGGCAGCACCAACGACACCAACCTGGCCCTGCCCGGCGTCCAGGTCGTGCTGGACCAGGCGGGCCACTACCACCTGCGCAACGTGCCCAACGGCCAGTATGATTTGACCGTCCACGTGGACGGCTGGCTGGACGGCACCATCGACGTGCAGGTGCAGCATGGCGACCACCTCGGCGACATCGATCCCATCTATTCGCAGCGGATCACTCAGGGACTGGGTCAGCAGCGCCTGGAGCTGTTGGCTGGAGATTGCGCGGGATACACCAACGAGCTGGGCCAGACCGAACCCGACAACCAGGTGGACGCCACGGACCTCACGGCCGTGAAGAACGCCTACAACACCCGCCCGGACAGCACGGCCTGGAACGGCCTTTGCGACTTCGAGCGGGTCTTTTCCGCGAACTGGATCCACATTCCCGACCTGGCACTGGTGAACGCCAACCAGGGCACGGCGGGCGTCCCGCTGGTCTACCGTCCGGTGGGCCGCGCCAACGTGGGCACCGGTTTCCGCATCGTAAGCGCCCCGGACTTCGTGACGGCCGGCCAGGAATTCGGCATCGAGATCGAGCTGACCGACGCCGCCGATGTGCGGGCCCTGGACGTGCGGCTTCGTCATCCGGAGCTGGCGCTGGTGGGCGTGGAGATGGATCAGGTCCTGGGTTCCTACGCCCAGGCGGACTACCTCGTCAAGCAGGATGAGCGGGTCGTGATCCTGGCGGCGGCCAAGAAGGGCCAGCTGGTGGACGGCTTCATGGGCAGCGAGCGGGTGGCCACCGTGCGCCTCCGCGCCCTGAGCGACGGTCGTCCCCAGATGAGCCTGGTCGAGGGCACGCTGGTCAACAGCGGCTTCGAGACGAGCGACGCCCGCCTGGACAACTCGGCGGTCCTGCCGGCCGAGTATAGCCTGGGCGAGGCCTACCCGAACCCCTTCAATCCGGTCACGCACATCGAGTTCGCCATTCCCGAGAGCGGACTGGTGAAGCTGGCGGTCTACAACGTGCTGGGACAGCAGGTGCGCGAACTGGTCAACAACCCGCTGAACGCCGGCCGTCACCTGGTGCGTTGGGACGCCACCAACGACGCGGGCCTCAAGGTGGCCTCGGGCATGTATGTCTACCAGATCGAAGTGAACGGCTTCAGCCAGGCCCACAAGATGATCTTGGTCAAGTAA